A segment of the Marinomonas posidonica IVIA-Po-181 genome:
TTGCCAAAAGCCTTTGCGGGCTTGCCTGTGGGGGAAGCTCGCTCCATGGGCATTCATGAATCTCAGTCTCTCTTCTTTGAAATGCAAGTAGGGCGCAGCCAAGCCTTTATCGAGCACTTGTCTCGACTGTCCCAACAGGCGTTTCAAGCACAACAGGACCCTGTTTTCGCGGAAGACAACCTCTACAAACTCTATACCCGAGTACAGAAAGGCTTTATCCGCGTGGACGCAGACGAACTGACTTACCCAGCCCACGTTATACTGCGCTACGAAATCGAGCGAGACCTGATCAACGGCGTGATCCACTACCAAGATGTGCCCGAACTGTGGGATGCCAAGATGCAAGCCTCATTAGGGTTGACCACCAAAGACAACTTCAAAGATGGCTGTATGCAAGATATTCACTGGACCGACGGGGCCTTTGGTTACTTCCCAAGTTACACACTTGGCGCCATGTACGCGGCGCAATATAAAACCAAAATGACACAGACTGTCGACATAGACGCTGCTATTCGCAGCGGTGACCTAAGCCCGATTTTTCAATGGCTCAGCGACCATATTTGGTCACAAGCGTCGCTGTATTCAACGGATGAATTGGTCACACGAGCAACGGGTGAAGTGCTGAATGCAGCGCATTTCAGGAAGCACTTGGAAGGGCGGTATTTGTAACATTTTTTAGGCTCCTCTTATTCGATACGGTAGGGGGAGCTTTATTCCGCCCTGCTAGGCGGGTAACTTTTGTCTAGCGCCACAAAAGTAACCAAAAGGTCGCTTTTGTCATATTCCCGATATTACTCTTTGTCGCGCATTCAGGAACGCGTCGAGGGTTTTCACCAGTGGCTCATTATCTCTTTTTACAGTAATACATTATTTGAATTACAAGTTGTTCTGATAAACGCAGTGTAATCAGACACGGGTTTGGTGTCTAAGTTTTACAAAACGGTAATTTGAAATACAACTTTTATTGTAAGTTGAAGTTGTATTTTTGTGTTTGTAGTAAAGCTAAGTGATTAAGGTTATTCGCCAAATTGGTTATGAGAGGGGGTGATGAGCTGGAAGCGCATTAATGTCAAAAAATGGACTGGAAGACATCACACACTCTTTGTGGATAATTGTTAACAATCTGTATAAATATACAGTTTTTTTTGCTTTCAAATTTCTGGCACGGTTTGTTTAAAAAACATTCACATTTTTGCGCGTTTGTACTGGTAGAAAAATATAAAGCCTTTTAGTATCAATGGATAAGAATATCCTCAGCAGAAATAACAGGCCGTGGAAAACTGAAATAACACGCACGCTCGTTTTTCCAGTTTTGTTTTTTTTGAATACCTTAACAAAAGCATTATTTTCAGCTATTTATAAAGATATTGGCGAAATTTTGGAATTGTCTAAACGCGCATGCGCACTATTAAAATGTTATGGATATTAGGAGAGTCTGAGTTTGGCGATAGATAGAATTGATTGGCACAGTGGGGCAGAAAACTTTCCAGCTGATCTTCCCCTTGAAGCTGGCGGGACTCATATCGGTATGTTTATCGCTTGGGTAATCAATAACAATCTTGAAGGTGTGTTACACCAAACCGACTCACCTGAATCCGTTGGTAAAGTTAAATCTCGGCAAATGACTGGTACAGAGTTTCTGATCAAGGAATGTGATGAAAAGTTCTGGGAAGATGATTTAAATCCTGAAGGCTTCGAGTTTGCCAAGCATTACTATGAGTCAAATGCATACTATGGAGATTACGAGGCAGCCTTAGTTACAACAGAGCCTACGCTTTATCATGTCCAGGATACTTGGGAAAATTACAATAAGCTCTCACCATACATTGATTTTGCATTTAAAAAGTGGCGTAAAGCTAAAAGCAAAAGGTGGTGGCAGTTTTGGTAATAAATACCCATAACAAGCACATTAAAAATCGCCCGCAAAAAGCGCGGGCTGGACTCGCTATCGCTCGCCTTTTATGTGAGCGTTATGCAATAAGGAGAAGACGGTGCTAAAGCCCGTAATACAGGAAGAACCTACAGGTTGCGGAATTGCGTCGGTGGCTAATGTTTTGGGCAAAACTTACTCGGAAATGAAGGCCGTAGCGAACGCTATGGATATCTATGCCGAAGATAAATCGCTGTGGTCCGATACCCAATATGTTAGGGGGATGCTGTCCAGCGCCGGAGTAGAGACGTCTCCTGATGAAATTCCTTTTGAATCTTGGGGCTGTCTGCCTGATTTGGCACTATTGTCCATCAAGCACCATCAGGAAGCTGGTAAAAATTTCTGGCATTGGGTTGTTTTTAAGCGCCAGGAGGGCCAAGAGTTTGTTTTGGATTCAGCGAGTTATCTGCCATCCAACATTCGGACGGACTTTGATGAAATGCAGCCCAAGTGGTTTATTGAGGTCATGAATGCATAACAAACCGCAGCAGTCGCTCCCGTTGGTCGCTGGGACCGCCAAAACGCTGCGCTTATTTGTCGGCCCCTGTGCGGGGCGTTATGTGAAAAGATGAACTTGCATATTATCTATACAGAAACGGATATGGTTCTTTCTAAAAAGGATTATGAATCGTGGCGTGAGATACAGGACGAGTACGTGACGTATAAGACCTCTTTGGGGCCTTGGGGAATGGATGAGGTCATTGAGTATCTAACCGATGAATATCCTAAGCTTTCTCCAAAAGCTAATATCCAAATTAAAGAGTTTGAAAATACCAATTCTCAAACGTGGGTTTTAAAATTTAGTGAATCACAATAATCACATAACAAGCAAAGTCAGCATCGCCCATGCAAAAAGCGCATGGGCTGGACTCGCTATCGCTCGCCGCTGCTTTGGGCGTTAGGGAACCTCGAATGAAAGACCCGTGGGAAAATCGGATTCGTCCTGAACTTAAACACATAACCTCGCTATTTGAAAACAAGGTTCTCGGTGCTTTTATGTCTGGGCATTTAGTCCTCGAGTCAATTTTAGTGCAAATGCTAGAGACTCAGCCCAAAGAGGGTGACGGTGGTCGTTACTTTAAGTGGAGCTTCAGGAGGAAGGTTGATGCATCTGAATCCAGGGGAATAATAGGTAAAGATGCAGCTGATTTTTTGCGTGGTCTCAATGATGTTAGAAATCGTTTGGCTCATAAGCTTGATACTCCGATTACCTTTGCGGAAGCCTTTTCACTGGCCGAGCTCGCAGCAGGAGGCGGTATAGATTTTTCGGATGAAACAATTTACCTGGACCCTGAAAAATCTGAACAGTGGTACGGCATTGAAGGCATTATTCAAGAAGTCTTCCAAAATGCGGCCCAGGATCTTCTGGGCTTTCTAGATGACGATAGCTACATTTTGGAGTTCGTCAGTGCAAAAAAATCCTAACAAACGCAGGTACTGGGACAAAATTTCCGCTTCGCTGCAATTTTTCCCGTGCTGCGGGCGTTATGTTTCGGGGAGAGTTTCGTGCTAAAGAAACTATTTGGGAAAAAAGAAGAACTAAAAGAAAATGAGGTACGTGTTGTCATCCCCGAAGATGAGTTTGGTATTCTCGAGTGGAAAGAAGATGACTTACCTTGTATTGGAGTTCTTAACTCTGCATTAAAGGATTTCGAACCAAAGAAGATATTTAGCTGGCACTTATCCGTTATTATTGATTACGAAGAGCTTATTGATAAAGGTATGCCCTCGCAGGAAGAGCGTGACATCGTAGACCCTTTCTGTGACCAACTAGATGAGGAGATTAAAGTTGGTGGGAATGCACTATTTCTTAT
Coding sequences within it:
- a CDS encoding DUF695 domain-containing protein gives rise to the protein MLKKLFGKKEELKENEVRVVIPEDEFGILEWKEDDLPCIGVLNSALKDFEPKKIFSWHLSVIIDYEELIDKGMPSQEERDIVDPFCDQLDEEIKVGGNALFLIRETWNGTRRMVWRVYDPEIADSHLKYILEHHRYPRQFDYHMAQDMEWEQAKWYFNQIKT